In Takifugu flavidus isolate HTHZ2018 chromosome 5, ASM371156v2, whole genome shotgun sequence, the following proteins share a genomic window:
- the plat gene encoding tissue-type plasminogen activator isoform X5 has product MNRTFLVFLSALCCCLADNQVDLIRTKRGTRFYRVYCVDSETSAMRSSGETWLRWRGQRVEYCRCARGQELCHIVPVISCYTSQCYNGGTCKEAVYTSDYICQCPTGFSGTHCEINTNEKCAVGRGEGYRGTWSISHSGAECINWNSTTLRGRRFTARKTDASSLGLGNHNFCRNPDNDSTPWCFVYKGTQVIWEFCSVPKCPEDRYHECMLGSGLTYRGTASVTKSGSRCLPWDNPAITHKLNNAWRSDALKLGLGGHNFCRNPDGDVGPWCHVYKNMRLTWELCDVPKCSKPAILTTSGPRAPTNTNNKATCGQRLDNTLNHPVFRMFGGRESDITEQPWQAVINVFQRRHKQHFYRCGGVLIDSCWILTAAHCFEENEKVENLEVILGRTFRKMNSSSEQIFGVEKYWIHKKFESETFDNDIALLKLKTDIGICAINSPEVYPVCLPERGLVLPDWTECEISGYGKTTEFSPEYSERVKRGHVRLWPNERCVPDVLSGRTVTSNMLCAGDTRGRDDACKGDSGGPLVCRNNDRMTLMGVISWGDGCGQKDKPGVYTRVTRYIDWINGRMKANPL; this is encoded by the exons ATGAACAGAACTTTCCTCGTCTTTttgtctgctctctgctgctgcctaGCGGACAAC CAGGTAGACCTCATTCGCACGAAAAGAGGAACCCGATTTTACAGAG taTATTGTGTGGATAGCGAGACCTCAGCCATGCGTAGTTCTGGCGAAACCTGGCTGCGTTGGAGGGGCCAGCGTGTGGAATATTGCCGTTGTGCAAGAGGACAAGAACTTTGTCACATTGTGCCTGTCATAA GCTGCTACACCTCTCAGTGCTATAATGGAGGGACGTGTAAGGAGGCCGTCTACACCTCGGACTACATCTGCCAGTGTCCGACGGGCTTCAGCGGGACTCACTGTGAGATCA ACACTAATGAGAAGTGCGCTGTGGGCCGGGGTGAGGGGTACCGTGGCACATGGAGCATCAGCCACTCGGGGGCGGAGTGCATCAACTGGAACTCCACAACACTGAGAGGAAGGAGGTTCACAGCCAGGAAGACGGACGCCAGCAGCCTCGGACTGGGCAACCACAACTTCTGCAG gaACCCTGACAACGACAGCACCCCGTGGTGTTTCGTCTATAAAGGCACCCAGGTCATCTGGGAGTTCTGCTCTGTTCCCAAATGTCCTGAAG ATCGGTACCACGAATGCATGCTGGGCTCTGGTCTGACATACAGAGGAACCGCGTCTGTCACTAAGAGCGGCTCTCGCTGCCTCCCGTGGGACAACCCGGCCATAACGCACAAGCTCAACAATGCTTGGAGGTCTGATGCACTGAAGCTGGGGCTGGGCGGCCACAATTTCTGCAG AAATCCAGATGGGGACGTAGGTCCATGGTGCCACGTTTATAAGAACATGCGTCTAACGTGGGAGCTGTGTGATGTCCCTAAATGCT CCAAACCAGCCATCCTGACCACCTCTGGCCCCCGTGCTCCTACCAACACTAATAATAAAG CAACCTGCGGCCAGCGGTTGGACAACACCCTGAATCACCCGGTGTTCCGCATGTTTGGGGGCAGAGAGAGCGACATCACCGAGCAGCCGTGGCAGGCGGTCATCAACGTCTTCCAGAGGCGTCACAAGCAGCACTTTTACAGATGTGGAGGGGTCCTGATTGATTCCTGCTGGATCCTGACTGCGGCGCACTGCTTTGAAGAAAA TGAGAAAGTTGAAAATCTGGAGGTGATTCTGGGGAGAACTTTCCGGAAAATGAATTCCAGCAGCGAGCAGATCTTTGGTGTCGAGAAGTACTGGATACACAAGAAGTTCGAGTCAGAAACATTCGACAATGACATCG CCCTCTTGAAGCTGAAGACAGATATCGGCATCTGTGCCATCAACTCTCCGGAGGTTTACCCAGTGTGCCTCCCCGAACGTGGCCTGGTGCTGCCCGACTGGACCGAGTGCGAAATCTCGGGCTACGGAAAAACTACAGAAT TTTCACCTGAGTACTCCGAGCGCGTTAAAAGAGGCCACGTTCGCCTGTGGCCCAATGAGCGCTGTGTGCCGGACGTGCTGTCGGGACGGACAGTTACCTCCAATATGCTGTGTGCGGGCGACACCCGAGGCCGGGATGACGCATGCAAG GGAGATTCTGGGGGTCCTCTCGTCTGTCGAAACAACGACAGGATGACCCTGATGGGCGTGATCAGCTGGGGTGATGGGTGTGGACAGAAGGACAAGCCCGGGGTCTATACCCGCGTCACCCGCTACATCGATTGGATCAATGGCAGAATGAAAGCCAATCCTTTGTAA